The following are encoded in a window of Sinomonas cyclohexanicum genomic DNA:
- a CDS encoding DUF5129 domain-containing protein, with protein sequence MAFATAHGGHRGRSGAHVDARRPEPAGRPRRPAHLGGGRGHGGGLYRPQLDSALAKISFYVPTKVVIFTRAGKAGDNLNEAVLQFARANHPEWISADGQKWADGLFIFALDTTGRQVGTYFGEDRKVGLDEQRAIQDDTKDLFRAAQWTDGTIAGVKSAASRIARPWYLSPGALIGAGAVGLVGLGGAGTWIGIRAWRRKKFDEAMKSGDSSYSSVTLKLEETELNASTIPESSSYGGLVLEKWHSFRAQHREATQLRDRLEPMGPRERSRRSSLKEARQYEEIAQTLDGLDDAIADTNSILNLDSRWRTAWRNQTDDLIEQLDGIDGMLAQERTEGTPETAQALRAGAGLSRAQIERLGAGLEDRSVTPEGALDGLRAEREKLGELLDRHAVAVIDEHAKNQKERDLMRKKLDASTSSWRSSHRTRGSILDVAYPQLPVISIVSFNSGISAGYSAVDSARSSSSTGYGGSGGSFSGSGSSSGF encoded by the coding sequence GTGGCTTTCGCGACTGCTCATGGCGGCCATCGTGGGCGCAGCGGTGCTCACGTCGATGCTCGGCGGCCTGAACCCGCCGGCCGCCCTCGCCGACCCGCCCACCTCGGTGGTGGTCGAGGACACGGCGGGGGCCTCTACCGGCCTCAGTTGGATTCGGCACTCGCGAAGATCTCGTTCTACGTGCCGACCAAGGTCGTCATCTTCACCCGTGCCGGCAAGGCCGGCGACAACCTCAACGAGGCCGTGCTGCAGTTCGCCAGGGCGAACCACCCGGAGTGGATCAGCGCCGACGGGCAGAAGTGGGCCGATGGCCTGTTCATCTTCGCCCTCGACACGACCGGCAGGCAGGTCGGGACGTACTTCGGTGAGGACCGCAAGGTGGGCCTCGACGAGCAGAGGGCCATCCAGGACGACACGAAGGACCTGTTCCGCGCTGCCCAGTGGACCGACGGGACGATCGCCGGGGTGAAGTCCGCCGCGTCCCGCATCGCGCGGCCGTGGTACCTGTCCCCCGGCGCACTCATCGGCGCCGGTGCCGTGGGGCTCGTGGGACTCGGGGGAGCCGGCACGTGGATCGGTATCCGAGCATGGCGGCGCAAGAAGTTCGACGAGGCCATGAAGTCCGGCGACTCCTCGTACTCCTCCGTGACCCTCAAACTCGAGGAGACGGAGCTCAACGCGTCCACCATCCCCGAGTCCTCTTCCTACGGCGGACTCGTCCTCGAGAAGTGGCACAGCTTCAGGGCACAGCACCGCGAGGCGACCCAGCTGAGGGACCGGCTCGAGCCCATGGGCCCTCGGGAACGGTCCCGCAGGTCCAGCCTCAAGGAGGCCAGACAGTACGAGGAGATCGCACAGACCCTCGACGGGCTCGACGACGCCATCGCGGACACCAACTCGATCCTCAACCTCGACTCCCGCTGGCGGACTGCATGGCGCAACCAGACGGACGATCTCATCGAGCAGCTCGACGGCATCGATGGCATGCTCGCCCAGGAGCGCACCGAGGGCACTCCCGAGACCGCCCAGGCGCTCCGGGCGGGGGCGGGGCTCTCCCGTGCCCAGATCGAGCGCCTCGGGGCCGGACTCGAGGACCGCAGCGTCACACCGGAGGGCGCCCTGGACGGGCTCAGGGCCGAGAGGGAGAAGCTCGGCGAACTCCTCGACCGGCACGCGGTCGCGGTCATCGACGAGCATGCGAAGAACCAGAAGGAACGGGACCTCATGCGGAAGAAGCTTGACGCATCGACCTCGTCATGGCGCTCAAGCCATCGGACCCGGGGCAGCATCCTCGATGTGGCGTACCCACAGCTGCCCGTGATCAGCATCGTGAGCTTCAACAGCGGCATCTCGGCGGGCTACTCGGCGGTCGACTCCGCCCGCTCGTCATCCAGCACGGGATACGGCGGGAGCGGGGGGAGCTTCTCCGGCTCGGGCAGCTCATCGGGCTTCTGA
- a CDS encoding aminotransferase class I/II-fold pyridoxal phosphate-dependent enzyme, producing MSPRRLAPSSRSQVPPFAVMDILARVDALRAQGRDVVSLCAGEPSGGAPAAVSARAAEIHASGRALTYTPALGTAELRTAIAGHYRRWYGLDVDPGHVAVTTGSSGAFVLSFLASFEAGDRVALARPGYPAYRNILTALGCEVVELDAGPDTRYQPTPAMLDAAASERGPLAGVVLASPANPTGTMVSRDELTAIADWCAANGARLVSDEIYHGITYPGAAGADERSPRGVCAWELAGESAREAIVISSFSKYWGMTGWRLGWALLPDELVGAVDALAGNVALCPPAPSQLAAVEAFSPESYAQADAWVAGYARTRQTLLDFLPSLGWGPAAPADGAFYLYAELGDQLARFGDSREYARQLLESEGVALVPGTDFDAVHGGRAVRLSFAAGQAAVEEAIARILRFQGA from the coding sequence ATGAGCCCACGCCGCCTCGCGCCCTCGTCCCGCTCCCAGGTGCCGCCGTTCGCGGTCATGGACATCCTCGCCCGGGTCGATGCGCTCCGGGCGCAGGGCCGCGACGTCGTGAGCCTGTGCGCCGGCGAGCCCTCGGGCGGCGCGCCGGCGGCCGTCTCGGCGCGCGCCGCGGAGATCCACGCGTCCGGGCGGGCACTCACGTACACGCCGGCCCTCGGCACTGCCGAGCTGCGCACGGCGATCGCGGGCCACTACCGCCGCTGGTACGGGCTCGACGTCGATCCTGGCCATGTCGCCGTGACCACAGGATCGTCGGGGGCGTTCGTGCTCTCGTTCCTCGCCTCATTCGAGGCCGGTGACCGCGTGGCCCTGGCCCGCCCCGGCTACCCGGCATATCGGAACATCCTCACGGCGCTCGGGTGCGAGGTCGTCGAGCTCGACGCCGGGCCCGACACCCGCTACCAGCCCACCCCCGCGATGCTCGACGCCGCCGCCTCCGAGCGCGGGCCGCTCGCCGGTGTGGTGCTCGCCTCGCCCGCCAATCCGACGGGGACGATGGTCAGCCGGGACGAGCTGACGGCGATCGCGGACTGGTGCGCGGCGAACGGGGCGCGGCTCGTGAGCGATGAGATCTACCACGGCATCACGTACCCCGGGGCCGCCGGCGCCGACGAGCGGAGCCCGCGCGGGGTGTGCGCGTGGGAGCTGGCCGGGGAATCCGCCCGGGAGGCGATCGTCATCTCCAGCTTCTCGAAGTACTGGGGCATGACGGGCTGGCGGCTCGGGTGGGCGCTCCTGCCGGACGAGCTCGTGGGCGCCGTCGATGCCCTGGCGGGCAACGTGGCACTGTGCCCGCCCGCGCCGTCGCAGCTCGCCGCAGTCGAGGCGTTCTCGCCGGAGTCGTATGCGCAGGCCGACGCGTGGGTCGCCGGCTACGCCCGCACGCGGCAGACCCTCCTCGATTTCCTCCCCTCCCTCGGGTGGGGCCCGGCCGCCCCTGCCGACGGAGCGTTCTACCTGTACGCAGAGCTCGGGGACCAACTCGCCCGGTTCGGGGACTCGCGCGAGTACGCCCGCCAGCTGCTGGAGTCCGAGGGCGTGGCGCTCGTGCCGGGCACCGACTTCGATGCCGTGCACGGCGGCCGCGCGGTGCGTCTCTCCTTCGCCGCGGGGCAGGCCGCGGTCGAGGAGGCCATCGCGAGGATCCTCAGGTTCCAGGGGGCGTAG
- a CDS encoding metal-sensitive transcriptional regulator yields the protein MNVEPESMKSAVNRLKRAQGQLNAVVRMLEEGQDCKSIITQLSAVSSAVDRAGFSIIATNLQQCLTNPERGGDVAELEKMFLSLA from the coding sequence ATGAACGTTGAACCCGAGTCCATGAAGTCCGCCGTCAACCGCCTCAAGCGCGCTCAGGGCCAGCTCAACGCCGTGGTCCGGATGCTCGAGGAAGGGCAGGACTGCAAGTCGATCATCACACAGCTCTCGGCCGTCTCGAGTGCCGTGGACCGGGCTGGCTTCAGCATCATCGCCACCAACCTGCAGCAGTGCCTGACGAACCCCGAGCGCGGCGGCGATGTGGCCGAGCTCGAGAAGATGTTCCTCAGCCTCGCCTAG
- a CDS encoding rhodanese-like domain-containing protein, translated as MIEATTAQTAAAGETAQVIDVREDFEVAEGMVPGARHIPMGQIPSRLDELDKARPVYVVCRSGNRSGRVAEALGSLGFEVYSMAGGMMQWHDEGRPVVSPA; from the coding sequence ATGATCGAGGCCACGACCGCTCAGACCGCCGCCGCCGGCGAGACCGCCCAGGTGATCGACGTCCGCGAGGACTTCGAGGTAGCCGAGGGCATGGTCCCCGGCGCGCGTCATATCCCCATGGGACAGATCCCCAGCCGCCTCGACGAGCTTGACAAGGCCCGCCCCGTTTACGTCGTGTGCCGCTCCGGCAACCGCAGCGGCCGGGTCGCGGAGGCCCTCGGGTCGCTCGGCTTCGAGGTCTACAGCATGGCTGGCGGCATGATGCAGTGGCACGACGAAGGCCGCCCGGTCGTGAGCCCGGCCTGA
- a CDS encoding oxidoreductase, which yields MQQVALVTGASSGIGEATVRALLGVGYTVYAAARRVERMEALAHDGARLLALDVTDDPSLTDGVRKVLAEAGRIDVLVNNAGYGSYGSLEEVPLEEGRRQFEVNVFGLARLTQLVLPGMRERRSGTIVNVSSMGGQFYEPLGSWYHATKFAVEGLSDSLRIELRPFGVRVIVIQPGSIRTEWSGIAREGLLATSGSGPYAKNARRVAGVMKMADRRGMGSSPDVVARAIVEAVRSPRPAPRYRAGAGAKPLLALRKVLPDRAYDLLVRAIYRH from the coding sequence ATGCAGCAGGTTGCACTCGTCACCGGCGCGTCGAGCGGGATCGGCGAGGCCACCGTCCGCGCCCTCCTCGGCGTGGGCTACACCGTCTATGCCGCAGCGCGGCGCGTGGAGCGGATGGAGGCCCTTGCGCACGACGGCGCGCGCCTCCTCGCGCTCGACGTCACGGACGACCCGTCGCTCACCGACGGTGTTCGGAAGGTCCTGGCCGAGGCCGGCAGGATCGACGTGCTCGTCAACAACGCGGGCTACGGCTCGTATGGCTCCCTCGAGGAGGTGCCGCTGGAGGAGGGCAGGCGGCAGTTCGAGGTCAACGTGTTCGGCCTCGCCCGCCTCACCCAGCTCGTGCTGCCCGGGATGAGGGAGCGCCGCTCGGGGACCATCGTCAACGTCTCCTCGATGGGCGGGCAGTTCTACGAGCCGCTCGGCTCCTGGTACCACGCCACGAAGTTCGCGGTCGAGGGCCTCTCCGACTCCCTGCGGATCGAGCTGCGGCCCTTCGGGGTGCGCGTCATCGTGATCCAGCCGGGGTCCATCAGGACCGAGTGGAGCGGGATTGCGCGGGAGGGGCTCCTCGCGACCTCCGGAAGCGGGCCGTATGCGAAGAATGCCCGGCGCGTGGCGGGCGTCATGAAGATGGCGGACAGGCGCGGAATGGGCTCCTCGCCCGATGTGGTCGCGAGGGCGATCGTCGAGGCGGTCCGGTCGCCCAGGCCCGCGCCACGATACCGGGCCGGCGCGGGTGCGAAGCCGCTGCTGGCCCTGCGCAAGGTCCTGCCGGACCGGGCCTACGACCTACTCGTCCGGGCCATATATCGCCACTAG
- a CDS encoding SRPBCC domain-containing protein: MDELDGQYAEVEGRGAVTFIRSYPVSAEQAWAAVSTPEGLDGWFPSAVALDHEAETVTFSGDPNAGAEAPASTGRIVAWEPPRRWAFEWGGDLMEFLVEGSDTEVELTLRNWLADNSSAARNAAGWHVCLGELAKKLGGVVPAGPHAAPGPDGPLDWGALYEGYVEAGLPSGAPIPGRDA, from the coding sequence ATGGACGAGCTTGACGGCCAGTACGCGGAGGTGGAGGGACGCGGCGCGGTGACGTTCATCCGGTCCTATCCGGTGAGCGCGGAGCAGGCCTGGGCGGCCGTGAGCACACCGGAGGGGCTCGACGGGTGGTTCCCGTCCGCCGTCGCCCTCGATCACGAGGCGGAGACGGTCACGTTCAGCGGGGATCCGAACGCTGGCGCGGAAGCGCCAGCGAGCACCGGCCGGATCGTCGCCTGGGAGCCGCCGCGCCGGTGGGCCTTCGAGTGGGGCGGCGACCTCATGGAGTTCCTCGTGGAAGGCTCGGACACCGAGGTGGAGCTGACGCTTCGGAACTGGCTCGCGGACAATTCGTCGGCCGCCCGCAACGCCGCCGGCTGGCACGTGTGCCTCGGCGAGCTCGCCAAGAAGCTCGGGGGCGTGGTCCCCGCAGGACCGCATGCGGCTCCCGGCCCGGACGGGCCGCTGGACTGGGGTGCCCTGTACGAGGGGTACGTCGAGGCCGGATTGCCGAGCGGCGCCCCGATCCCCGGCCGAGACGCCTGA
- a CDS encoding serine/threonine-protein kinase: protein MAESDTELEPVLLGGRYRLLELAGSGAMATVHRAHDEVLGRDVAVKTFRAHAPDPRHEERRRSEMRVLARLDHPGLVRLYDAGTDTQADGTAQVVYLVMEFVVGTDLRHRLMGGPLAPDDVRRLGGELAAALAYVHALGFVHRDIKPANILVADAVSGRQGPAKLTDFGIARLTDASRLTQTNTTIGTANYLSPEQARGEMVGPASDIYSLGLVLLEALKGSMEFTGGAVEAAVARLMRSPQIPAALGDFWVTLLTRMTAQDAADRPDAAEVARVLRGEVAAGDAVPTRALAPRGATGSATQVMPASAAAPQTRQTPHLARTSALGAVQGPPHTRAWQPEGLVPELAPEPPEVADGAASPTRPRNGRRAPGTRAPRRGLVWAAVAVLVVSALLVIVPLALRAAAPAPPPDLPPLPGSPSVSGQLGADLDQLERSVRP from the coding sequence GTGGCCGAGAGCGACACCGAGTTGGAGCCTGTCCTCCTCGGCGGCAGGTACCGCCTCCTGGAACTCGCCGGAAGCGGCGCGATGGCCACCGTGCACCGGGCCCACGACGAGGTCCTCGGGCGCGATGTGGCGGTGAAGACGTTCCGCGCCCACGCCCCGGATCCCCGCCATGAGGAGCGCCGCCGCAGCGAGATGCGGGTCCTCGCGCGCCTCGACCACCCGGGCCTCGTGCGGCTCTATGACGCCGGCACCGACACTCAGGCGGACGGGACGGCCCAGGTTGTCTACCTCGTCATGGAGTTCGTCGTCGGAACGGACCTGCGGCACCGGCTCATGGGCGGTCCGCTCGCGCCCGACGACGTCCGGCGGCTGGGCGGCGAGCTCGCCGCGGCCCTCGCGTACGTCCATGCGCTCGGGTTCGTGCACCGGGACATCAAGCCGGCCAACATCCTCGTCGCCGACGCGGTGTCCGGGCGCCAGGGGCCCGCGAAGCTCACTGACTTCGGGATCGCCCGCCTCACCGACGCCTCGAGGCTCACCCAGACCAACACGACGATCGGCACCGCGAACTACCTGAGCCCCGAGCAGGCGCGCGGCGAGATGGTCGGCCCCGCCTCGGACATCTACTCGCTCGGCCTCGTGCTTCTCGAGGCCCTCAAGGGGTCCATGGAGTTCACGGGGGGCGCCGTCGAGGCCGCCGTGGCGCGCCTCATGCGTTCCCCCCAGATCCCGGCCGCCCTCGGAGACTTCTGGGTCACGCTCCTGACGCGCATGACGGCGCAGGACGCCGCCGACCGGCCGGACGCCGCCGAGGTGGCGCGCGTCCTGCGCGGCGAGGTCGCCGCCGGGGACGCCGTGCCCACCCGGGCCCTCGCCCCCAGGGGCGCGACGGGCTCGGCGACACAGGTCATGCCCGCATCCGCGGCCGCACCGCAGACCCGACAGACACCCCATCTGGCACGGACGAGCGCGCTGGGCGCGGTGCAGGGCCCTCCCCACACGCGCGCTTGGCAGCCCGAGGGCCTTGTGCCCGAGCTGGCGCCGGAGCCTCCCGAGGTCGCCGACGGTGCGGCGTCGCCGACGCGACCGCGCAACGGAAGGCGCGCCCCGGGCACACGGGCGCCACGCCGTGGCCTGGTCTGGGCGGCCGTCGCCGTGCTCGTCGTCTCGGCGCTCCTGGTGATCGTGCCGCTCGCGCTCCGGGCGGCCGCCCCGGCTCCGCCGCCGGACCTGCCGCCGCTGCCGGGCTCCCCGTCGGTGTCCGGCCAGCTCGGTGCGGATCTGGACCAGCTCGAGAGGAGTGTGCGGCCGTGA
- a CDS encoding aldehyde dehydrogenase family protein — METLQTTDSLLADSLLAAIAPAEGAPGREILDPATGETVGTAPEHTVADLEAAVATAKAAQPGWAGLGHEARSQALLAAADAVEAHAEELARLLSREQGKPLNGPNARFEVGACAAWLRATAATVLEPETVVEADGSKAVLQYRPLGVVGAIGPWNWPMMITVWQVAPALRMGNTVVVKPSEYTPLSVLALVRVLNEALPDGVLQVVSGGREVGAGLSSHPGIAKVMFTGSTATGKAIIRSSADTVKRLTLELGGNDAGIVLPDADPAAIAEGLFWGAFINTGQTCAALKRLYVHEDIYDAVCAALTAYAKDVPMGVGLDEANVLGPLQNRAQYEIVASLVQAAKDAGARVLLGGDPDEDDPGHFYPTTLVADIDNANPLVASEQFGPALPIVRYSTIDEAVEMANGVEVGLGASVWSADPAAAREVANRLESGTVWINNHGAVNPMAPFGGAKQSGYGLEFGVEGLKALGQPQVIHG, encoded by the coding sequence ATGGAGACTCTGCAGACCACTGATTCACTGCTGGCCGATTCCCTTCTGGCTGCGATTGCCCCCGCCGAGGGGGCCCCCGGGCGGGAGATCCTGGACCCGGCCACGGGCGAGACCGTGGGCACCGCCCCTGAGCACACGGTGGCGGACCTCGAGGCCGCGGTCGCGACGGCGAAGGCCGCCCAGCCGGGCTGGGCCGGGCTGGGCCACGAGGCCCGCTCGCAGGCCCTCCTGGCCGCTGCGGACGCGGTGGAGGCTCACGCCGAGGAGCTGGCCCGGCTGCTCTCCCGCGAGCAGGGCAAGCCGCTGAACGGCCCGAATGCCCGGTTCGAGGTCGGCGCCTGCGCGGCGTGGCTGCGTGCAACCGCCGCGACCGTGCTCGAGCCCGAGACGGTCGTCGAGGCCGACGGGTCCAAGGCCGTCCTGCAGTACCGGCCGCTCGGGGTCGTCGGGGCGATCGGGCCGTGGAACTGGCCGATGATGATCACCGTCTGGCAGGTCGCCCCGGCCCTGCGGATGGGCAACACCGTGGTGGTCAAGCCCTCCGAGTACACCCCGCTGTCCGTGCTCGCGCTCGTGCGGGTCCTCAACGAGGCCCTCCCGGACGGGGTGCTGCAGGTGGTCTCCGGCGGCCGCGAGGTCGGCGCGGGCCTGTCCTCCCACCCGGGAATCGCCAAGGTCATGTTCACCGGCTCCACCGCCACGGGCAAGGCGATCATCCGCTCCTCCGCGGACACCGTGAAGCGCCTGACCCTCGAGCTCGGCGGCAACGACGCCGGCATCGTCCTGCCCGACGCGGACCCGGCCGCGATCGCCGAGGGCCTGTTCTGGGGCGCGTTCATCAACACCGGGCAGACCTGCGCGGCCCTCAAGCGCCTCTACGTCCACGAGGACATCTACGACGCCGTCTGCGCCGCCCTCACCGCCTACGCCAAGGACGTCCCCATGGGCGTGGGCCTGGACGAGGCCAACGTGCTCGGCCCCCTGCAGAACAGGGCCCAGTACGAGATCGTCGCCTCCCTGGTCCAGGCCGCGAAGGACGCCGGGGCCCGCGTCCTCCTGGGCGGCGACCCCGACGAGGACGACCCGGGCCACTTCTACCCCACCACCCTCGTGGCGGACATCGACAACGCCAATCCGCTCGTGGCGAGCGAGCAGTTCGGCCCCGCCCTGCCCATCGTCAGGTACTCCACCATCGACGAGGCCGTGGAGATGGCCAACGGCGTCGAGGTCGGCCTCGGCGCCTCCGTCTGGTCCGCGGACCCGGCCGCCGCCCGGGAGGTCGCCAACCGCCTCGAGTCCGGCACCGTCTGGATCAACAACCACGGGGCCGTGAACCCCATGGCCCCCTTCGGCGGCGCCAAGCAGTCCGGGTATGGCCTCGAGTTCGGCGTCGAAGGCCTCAAGGCCCTCGGCCAGCCCCAGGTCATCCACGGCTAG
- a CDS encoding ATP-binding cassette domain-containing protein, producing the protein MNGVPAIQVRDLVKAFGEVTAVDHLSFDVAHGEVFAFLGPNGAGKSTAINVLCTLAAPTAGSASVAGFDVVRSAQQVRAHIGLVFQETTLDKQLTAEENLRFHAVLYGVPRSERTLRIEHVLELVGLGSRRKDLVATFSGGMARRLEIARAMLHTPAVLFLDEPTIGLDPQTRTVMWEDILALRRDEGVTVFMTTHYMDEAEVADRIGIIDHGRLIALGTPEELKAAAGAESIILRTADDGAARLALEAAGYRCGSVGAGVSVETADAATELPAVIALLGGSVLSAQVHEPSLDDMFLHYTGRQIRDQAEQPQGFPPAWRSRR; encoded by the coding sequence GTGAACGGAGTGCCGGCCATCCAGGTCCGCGATCTGGTCAAGGCGTTCGGCGAGGTGACCGCCGTCGACCATCTGAGCTTCGACGTTGCGCACGGCGAGGTGTTCGCGTTCCTCGGGCCCAACGGCGCCGGGAAGTCGACCGCAATCAACGTCCTGTGCACCCTCGCTGCGCCCACCGCCGGCTCGGCGAGCGTGGCGGGGTTCGATGTGGTCCGCAGCGCGCAGCAGGTCCGGGCGCACATCGGCCTCGTGTTCCAGGAGACGACCCTCGACAAGCAGCTCACGGCCGAGGAGAACCTGCGCTTCCATGCCGTGCTCTACGGCGTGCCGCGGTCCGAGCGCACGCTCCGGATTGAGCACGTCCTCGAGCTCGTGGGGCTCGGGAGCCGCCGCAAGGACCTCGTCGCGACCTTCTCGGGCGGGATGGCGAGGCGGCTCGAGATCGCGCGGGCCATGCTGCACACGCCGGCAGTGCTGTTCCTCGACGAGCCGACCATCGGCCTCGACCCGCAGACGCGCACCGTCATGTGGGAGGACATCCTCGCGCTGCGCCGGGACGAGGGCGTCACGGTCTTCATGACGACGCACTACATGGATGAGGCCGAGGTGGCCGATCGGATCGGGATCATCGACCACGGCCGCCTCATCGCCTTGGGCACCCCCGAGGAACTCAAGGCCGCGGCCGGGGCCGAGAGCATCATCTTGCGCACCGCGGACGACGGCGCCGCCCGGCTCGCGCTCGAGGCCGCTGGCTACCGCTGCGGCTCGGTCGGGGCGGGGGTGTCTGTCGAGACGGCCGATGCGGCGACCGAGCTGCCCGCCGTGATCGCGCTGCTGGGAGGAAGCGTGCTGTCCGCGCAGGTCCACGAGCCGTCGCTCGACGACATGTTCCTGCACTACACGGGCCGGCAGATCCGCGATCAGGCAGAGCAGCCGCAGGGCTTCCCGCCCGCGTGGCGGAGCAGGAGGTAG
- a CDS encoding ABC transporter permease, translating into MQARGAVSAGTVGMVWQRELIRYARTPSRIFTGLAQPLLFLFVLGYGMGGLVGSTGGLDFRKFVFPGIVAMSVVSTSIFSAISIVWDREFGFLREMLVAPVPRWALVVGKTAGGATVATGQGTIMLVLAPLVGVTLTALTVAEVIALEFLMAVSLTAFGVFVASRISRMEGFQMVMQLVLLPMIFLSGALFPLAGLPWWLDVLTRLNPLTYAVAPLRSVVFAAQQLPAAALARFPSDVTILGWTLSIWTEVGITVVFAGIFVALAVRGFGRRT; encoded by the coding sequence GTGCAGGCACGCGGCGCGGTGTCCGCGGGCACCGTCGGCATGGTCTGGCAGCGCGAGCTCATCCGCTACGCGCGCACTCCCTCGCGGATCTTCACCGGTCTGGCCCAACCGCTGCTGTTCCTCTTCGTGCTCGGGTACGGCATGGGCGGCCTCGTCGGGTCCACCGGGGGCCTGGACTTCCGCAAGTTCGTCTTCCCCGGCATCGTCGCGATGAGCGTGGTCTCCACGTCCATCTTCAGCGCCATCTCGATCGTCTGGGACCGCGAGTTCGGGTTCCTGCGCGAGATGCTCGTGGCCCCAGTGCCGCGCTGGGCGCTCGTGGTGGGCAAGACCGCGGGCGGGGCGACCGTGGCGACCGGGCAGGGGACCATCATGCTGGTCCTCGCTCCACTCGTCGGGGTGACGCTCACCGCCCTGACGGTCGCCGAAGTGATCGCCCTCGAGTTCCTCATGGCCGTCTCGCTCACGGCGTTCGGTGTCTTCGTCGCGAGCCGGATCAGCAGGATGGAGGGGTTCCAGATGGTCATGCAGCTCGTGCTGCTGCCCATGATCTTCCTCTCCGGCGCGCTGTTCCCGCTCGCGGGCCTTCCGTGGTGGCTTGACGTCCTCACCCGCCTCAATCCGCTGACCTACGCGGTGGCCCCGCTGCGCTCCGTGGTCTTCGCGGCCCAGCAGCTTCCCGCGGCCGCGCTGGCACGCTTCCCGAGCGACGTGACGATCCTCGGCTGGACCCTGTCGATCTGGACCGAGGTCGGCATCACGGTCGTGTTCGCTGGAATCTTCGTTGCCCTCGCCGTGCGGGGGTTCGGCCGGCGGACGTAG
- a CDS encoding SRPBCC family protein: protein MSEFRHLSVPIALSPRAVSAFAGSPANLPRWAAGLAAGIREEDGRWLADSPMGPVEVRFVGDVTAGILDHEVTLPDGSTTLNQFRILADGPHSLAVFHLRRADGVATEAFEADAAAVRADLEALKRVLESGASGGQERAPEGSGA from the coding sequence GTGTCCGAGTTCCGCCACCTGAGCGTCCCGATCGCCCTCTCGCCTCGAGCCGTGTCCGCGTTCGCGGGAAGTCCCGCCAACCTGCCCCGCTGGGCCGCGGGCCTCGCCGCGGGGATCCGCGAGGAGGACGGCCGCTGGCTCGCCGACTCCCCGATGGGCCCGGTCGAGGTCCGCTTCGTGGGCGACGTCACCGCCGGGATCCTCGATCACGAGGTCACCCTCCCGGACGGCTCAACCACCCTGAACCAGTTCCGCATCCTCGCCGACGGCCCCCACAGCCTCGCCGTGTTCCACCTGCGTCGCGCCGACGGCGTCGCGACCGAGGCCTTCGAGGCCGACGCCGCCGCGGTCCGGGCCGACCTCGAGGCCCTCAAGCGCGTCCTCGAATCCGGCGCGAGCGGAGGCCAGGAGCGCGCCCCCGAGGGGAGCGGCGCGTGA